In a single window of the Niabella ginsenosidivorans genome:
- a CDS encoding ADP-ribosylglycohydrolase family protein, whose protein sequence is MKKNSALLLVLYLSIAHIQAQVPGKPVKLGEKITISEKVLKDKIRGGWAGQTIGVTFGGPYEFRYNGTFIQDYQPLFWEKGYVRKTMLETPGLYDDLYMDLTFVEVFERLGLDAPVDSFAHAFAYAGYKLWHANQAARYNILNGIKAPESGHWQNNPHADDIDYQIEADYAGLMSPGMPNAASAISNKIGHIMNYGDGWYGGVYMGALYTLAFLNKNVNAIVEQALQVIPAKSSYYQCIADVIRWHKEYPDSWQQTWFELQRKWSSDLSCPDGIFLPFDIDATINSAYVVMALLYGNSDFGKTLEIATRAGQDADCNPSSAGGILGVVLGYDRIPDYWKKGLEGAEDIDFKYTTISLNKVYEIGYKHALENIKRNGGQYADGTVTILTQKPVPVKYEKSFPGLYPVLAKGVIIKGNELSFDFEGNGFVLRGEVKKKNNQSPEYIVHADVFIDGKKTETVHLPTDFTSRKQEIAWKYLLPPGRHHVRVQVLNPDDRYEIQKPGYIVFAGKPAVTADTK, encoded by the coding sequence ATGAAAAAAAATAGTGCACTGCTGCTCGTTCTGTATTTAAGTATTGCGCATATACAGGCACAGGTACCGGGGAAGCCGGTAAAGCTGGGCGAAAAGATCACCATCAGTGAAAAAGTATTAAAAGATAAGATCCGGGGCGGCTGGGCCGGACAGACCATCGGCGTTACTTTTGGAGGGCCCTATGAGTTCCGGTATAATGGCACTTTTATACAGGACTATCAACCCTTGTTCTGGGAAAAAGGCTATGTAAGAAAAACGATGCTGGAAACACCCGGCCTCTATGATGATCTGTATATGGACCTGACCTTTGTGGAGGTGTTTGAGCGCCTGGGGCTTGATGCGCCTGTAGATTCATTTGCACATGCTTTTGCCTATGCAGGGTACAAGCTGTGGCACGCCAACCAGGCTGCCCGGTATAATATACTCAATGGCATAAAAGCCCCGGAAAGCGGGCACTGGCAAAACAACCCGCATGCGGACGATATCGATTACCAGATAGAAGCGGATTATGCCGGGCTGATGAGTCCGGGTATGCCCAATGCCGCTTCGGCGATCAGCAACAAGATCGGGCATATTATGAATTATGGTGATGGGTGGTATGGTGGTGTGTATATGGGCGCTTTATATACGCTGGCTTTTCTGAATAAGAACGTTAATGCTATAGTAGAGCAGGCTTTGCAGGTGATCCCGGCTAAAAGCAGCTATTACCAGTGCATTGCGGATGTAATCCGCTGGCATAAAGAATATCCTGACAGCTGGCAGCAGACCTGGTTTGAGCTGCAACGCAAGTGGTCCAGCGATCTGAGCTGTCCGGACGGAATCTTTCTTCCCTTTGATATTGATGCAACCATTAATTCTGCCTACGTGGTGATGGCCCTGTTATATGGTAATAGCGATTTTGGAAAAACATTGGAAATAGCCACACGTGCCGGTCAGGATGCGGATTGTAACCCTTCATCCGCCGGTGGTATATTAGGCGTTGTATTGGGGTATGACCGGATCCCTGATTACTGGAAAAAAGGCCTGGAAGGGGCTGAGGATATTGATTTCAAATACACAACGATCTCATTGAATAAAGTTTATGAAATAGGATACAAGCATGCCCTGGAAAATATTAAACGCAATGGCGGACAGTATGCCGATGGTACGGTTACGATCCTTACCCAAAAGCCGGTGCCGGTAAAGTATGAAAAAAGTTTTCCGGGCTTATACCCGGTGCTGGCAAAAGGGGTAATAATAAAGGGGAATGAGCTCTCCTTTGATTTCGAAGGGAACGGCTTTGTGCTTCGGGGTGAAGTAAAAAAGAAAAACAATCAAAGCCCCGAGTATATAGTGCATGCCGATGTATTTATTGATGGTAAAAAAACGGAAACAGTGCACCTGCCTACGGATTTTACTTCCCGCAAGCAGGAAATTGCCTGGAAGTATTTATTGCCACCAGGCCGGCATCATGTGCGGGTTCAGGTATTGAACCCGGACGATCGATATGAAATACAAAAGCCGGGCTATATTGTATTTGCCGGTAAACCGGCAGTAACGGCAGATACAAAGTAA
- a CDS encoding IS110 family RNA-guided transposase — protein sequence MSNLVSFEQHNACAAAIDIGSKKIFVSCDGITVKSYDTFTFSYRKCIEDLRSQQVKNVCMEATGVYWIALHELLEQAGFCVCLVNPKEVKQVKGRKTDVADACWMQKMFSAGLVRQSYIPAGRLKELRMLMRKREDIISMGSSYVNKMQKALELMNIKLTEVISQITGVSGIRMIEAILRGERDGKVLLSLCHKSIKDKKADEVLMALEGNYNESWLFLLEQNLKLWKIHEQQILIVDQRMEVLLSFLEQGSSFVAPVHKEKPVRHHKPMIKDLNQKLLNIYGVDAGCLPGVTNYSMLKLLGETGTDLSRFPTEKHYVSWCGLSPGHNQSGSRSRKAKMKNSSRVGQIFREIAQSLLNSKHIAIGTFIRRIRTRKGPAIAIKAGARKIAIAFYNLLTKGTAYLEQGAAKYEQQLKQREQQYLLKLATKHNLKLVEI from the coding sequence ATGTCAAATTTAGTCAGTTTTGAACAACACAATGCGTGTGCAGCCGCTATTGATATCGGCTCAAAGAAAATCTTCGTTTCCTGTGATGGGATTACGGTTAAAAGTTACGATACTTTTACGTTTAGCTATCGTAAGTGTATTGAAGATCTTAGGAGCCAGCAGGTGAAAAATGTATGTATGGAGGCTACAGGCGTCTACTGGATTGCGCTGCATGAGCTGCTGGAGCAAGCCGGTTTCTGTGTATGCCTGGTAAATCCCAAAGAGGTAAAGCAGGTAAAAGGTCGGAAGACAGATGTTGCGGATGCCTGTTGGATGCAGAAAATGTTTAGTGCAGGATTGGTACGGCAAAGCTATATACCGGCCGGTAGATTGAAAGAACTCCGGATGCTAATGCGGAAGCGGGAAGATATTATCAGTATGGGCAGCAGTTATGTAAATAAAATGCAGAAGGCATTAGAGTTGATGAACATCAAATTGACGGAGGTTATTTCTCAGATTACTGGTGTCAGTGGTATCCGTATGATAGAGGCGATCCTTAGAGGGGAAAGGGACGGAAAGGTATTATTAAGCCTGTGTCACAAAAGTATAAAAGATAAAAAGGCAGACGAGGTATTGATGGCCTTAGAAGGCAACTACAATGAAAGCTGGCTGTTCTTGTTGGAACAGAACCTCAAGCTTTGGAAAATTCATGAGCAGCAAATACTCATAGTAGATCAGCGTATGGAAGTGTTGCTTTCTTTTCTGGAGCAAGGTAGTTCATTTGTAGCGCCGGTACATAAGGAGAAGCCCGTACGCCATCATAAGCCAATGATTAAGGATTTAAATCAAAAATTGCTCAATATATACGGTGTAGATGCGGGCTGTCTGCCGGGAGTAACCAACTATTCTATGTTGAAGCTGCTGGGAGAAACAGGTACCGATCTGAGTAGATTTCCTACGGAAAAGCATTATGTAAGCTGGTGCGGGCTTTCCCCTGGTCATAACCAAAGCGGCAGCCGCAGCAGGAAAGCAAAAATGAAAAACAGTTCCAGAGTGGGCCAGATATTCAGGGAGATCGCACAATCGCTGCTCAATAGCAAACATATAGCCATTGGAACATTTATACGCAGAATACGCACCAGGAAAGGTCCCGCAATTGCAATAAAAGCAGGAGCCAGAAAAATTGCTATTGCATTTTATAACTTACTGACTAAAGGGACAGCTTATTTAGAACAAGGAGCTGCTAAATATGAACAGCAATTAAAGCAACGCGAGCAACAGTATTTATTGAAACTGGCTACAAAACACAACTTGAAATTAGTTGAAATATAG
- a CDS encoding DUF4838 domain-containing protein, whose protein sequence is MNPVCGNDLWHAAPEFRIAEARKALAVILLPSAPANTQRFAAAELARYLQQISGASFLIVQGSTRQPAISLQIEKTLAEESYTIRVSKQVLALTAGSGRALLYAVYDLLHRLGCEWLAPQFSFYQGQSEYIPSIATVRYTSGAVTEHPRMAIRKLDVEEGRSHNSENLQQLIDWMPKVRLNVLMVPLNYQGAGRVQWDHWRNALIPELKKRGILLEVGGHGYQNFINPHMEQGTLFHRHPDWFGKNKNGQWDSTRNLVFNTANPPAVRYFINHIIAYLRAHPEIDIFDCWPPDVAKWAESDDMKMLGSPLDRQAALLNQVDSALRAYRLSTRLEMIAYGQVLLPPQEVTLNKQILVDICPINQSFEQPIYDTAHANNAAYAAAIRAWRNRFKGNIGLYSYYRKYAWRSRPVIFPHFIQKELQWYAGLPLQGISTYAEPGDWYTYELNHYTLAALAWDPSVPVDALIKKYCKIRYGSQAAAALTVYSDLERILPRYSGIPYTTLKAPQEIRRAQAVLAKQYEFITGMAKRMQEKRIAENLHRLGLMLRYADLDLRIRRLQHTGNVPDQEIKMLTGFLEAHAHEGVFIVRKDNFKTFLSQYRSP, encoded by the coding sequence GTGAATCCCGTCTGTGGTAATGACCTGTGGCATGCAGCTCCGGAATTCCGGATTGCTGAAGCCCGCAAAGCCCTTGCAGTTATCCTCCTTCCGTCTGCTCCTGCAAATACCCAACGGTTTGCCGCTGCAGAGCTTGCCCGCTATTTACAGCAGATTTCCGGCGCCTCCTTTCTTATCGTTCAGGGCAGTACCCGGCAGCCTGCCATTTCTTTACAAATTGAAAAAACGTTAGCGGAGGAATCCTATACCATCCGGGTCAGCAAACAGGTACTGGCACTCACCGCCGGCTCCGGCCGTGCGCTGCTGTATGCTGTATATGACCTCCTGCATCGCCTGGGCTGTGAGTGGCTGGCCCCGCAATTTTCTTTTTATCAGGGGCAATCGGAATACATTCCTTCAATTGCAACGGTCCGGTACACATCAGGCGCTGTAACAGAACATCCCCGCATGGCCATCCGGAAACTGGATGTGGAAGAAGGCCGGTCGCACAATAGTGAAAACCTGCAGCAGTTGATCGACTGGATGCCCAAGGTCCGGCTGAATGTATTAATGGTGCCCCTGAATTACCAGGGCGCAGGTCGCGTGCAATGGGATCACTGGCGCAATGCACTGATCCCCGAATTAAAGAAAAGAGGGATTCTCCTGGAAGTAGGTGGTCATGGATACCAGAATTTTATTAACCCACATATGGAGCAGGGAACGCTGTTCCACCGGCATCCTGATTGGTTTGGCAAAAATAAGAACGGACAATGGGATTCCACCCGGAACCTGGTATTCAATACCGCCAATCCTCCGGCAGTGCGGTACTTCATCAACCATATTATTGCTTACCTGCGTGCACATCCCGAAATAGACATTTTCGATTGCTGGCCACCCGATGTAGCCAAATGGGCAGAAAGTGATGATATGAAAATGCTGGGATCGCCTTTAGACCGCCAGGCAGCGCTGCTGAACCAGGTAGACTCGGCCCTCCGTGCTTACCGGCTCTCCACGCGGCTGGAGATGATCGCCTACGGGCAGGTTTTGCTGCCGCCGCAGGAGGTAACATTAAATAAACAGATCCTGGTGGATATCTGCCCCATCAACCAGAGCTTTGAACAACCCATTTATGACACTGCCCATGCGAATAACGCAGCATACGCTGCTGCGATCCGGGCCTGGCGAAACAGGTTTAAGGGGAATATCGGCCTGTATTCCTATTACCGTAAGTATGCCTGGCGTTCGCGCCCGGTTATCTTTCCTCATTTTATTCAAAAAGAGCTGCAATGGTATGCGGGCCTGCCCTTGCAGGGTATTTCAACCTACGCGGAGCCGGGAGACTGGTACACCTATGAGCTGAACCATTATACCCTGGCGGCCCTTGCATGGGATCCGTCCGTACCCGTAGATGCCTTGATAAAAAAATATTGTAAAATACGGTATGGCAGCCAGGCCGCCGCGGCATTAACCGTTTATTCGGATCTTGAACGGATCCTGCCCCGGTACAGCGGTATCCCATATACGACCCTTAAGGCGCCGCAGGAGATCAGGAGGGCGCAGGCAGTACTGGCAAAACAGTACGAATTTATAACCGGAATGGCGAAAAGAATGCAGGAGAAGCGGATCGCGGAAAACCTGCATCGGCTGGGCCTGATGTTGCGGTATGCGGATCTGGATCTGCGCATCCGCCGGTTGCAGCACACAGGAAACGTCCCTGATCAGGAAATAAAAATGCTGACCGGTTTTCTGGAGGCGCATGCCCATGAGGGTGTGTTTATTGTTCGGAAGGATAATTTCAAAACATTTTTAAGCCAGTATCGTTCACCATGA
- a CDS encoding sulfatase-like hydrolase/transferase: MWLKKELFRFVFLYALTCSVGALQLLAQSKAGRQPNIIFILADDQGYGDIGAFFQNQRAQLHDASKPFEISPHLDKLASEGAVFTQHYVAAPICAPSRASLMLGVSQGHSNVRDNEFDKALDDNYTMPNTLRTLGYTTALIGKWGLEGNDKYDLNGYQWPAHPLKRGFDYYFGYMRHADGHEHYPKEALYRKYWAENGKGVWQNTTNITSKLDKCYTPDLWTAAAKKYITDHVRGRDQSKPFFLYLAFETPHAVQELPTQAYPKGGGLHGGMQWIGKPGHMITTASGTPDSYMYPEYANATYDDDNDPSTPNKPWPATYKRYATANRRIDDAVGDLMQLLKDLNIDNNTLVVYTSDNGPSNESYLPEDRFPPNRPTFFSSFGPFEGIKADTWEGGVRLPVIVRWSGHIPAKKVVATPAINYDWAPTFIDIAGQPAPQRMDGISLLPVLTGKGVQRDPTVYIEYHGEEKTPDYAAFAPAKRGRVRGQTQLLRVGDYVAVRYNIQSAKDPFEIYNVVNDPAELQNLANDPARQLAVKLPYVDTSGSVSVSVFQSYVQDRVLQLHHIGIGSPRPYDSALVPAVKVVDPVPGLNRSIYTGNFPWIPQTAGLKPVTRDHVQFPELNEKGKELKTVTVFTGYISVPRDGEYTFYMACDGKSFLRIHDIQVLDADYGYSGNLPRQETIFLKAGLHPFSFSYYRDEENGDPFVKLDWSGPGLRRQPVEKAKVFFRDKEAGAH; the protein is encoded by the coding sequence ATGTGGTTAAAAAAAGAGCTGTTCCGGTTTGTTTTTTTATATGCATTGACCTGTTCGGTTGGTGCTCTGCAACTGTTAGCACAAAGCAAGGCGGGTAGGCAACCCAATATCATTTTTATTCTTGCGGATGACCAGGGCTATGGGGACATCGGCGCTTTTTTTCAGAATCAGCGGGCACAGTTGCACGATGCTTCAAAACCATTCGAAATTTCACCTCACCTGGACAAACTGGCCAGTGAGGGCGCAGTATTTACCCAGCATTATGTGGCAGCTCCTATTTGCGCGCCATCCCGCGCCTCGCTGATGCTGGGCGTAAGCCAGGGACATTCCAATGTGCGGGACAATGAATTTGACAAAGCACTGGATGATAATTATACCATGCCCAATACGCTGCGTACATTGGGCTACACAACGGCGCTGATCGGCAAATGGGGGCTTGAAGGGAATGACAAATATGACCTTAACGGTTACCAGTGGCCGGCGCACCCGTTAAAGCGCGGGTTCGATTATTATTTCGGATACATGCGCCATGCAGATGGTCATGAGCATTACCCGAAAGAAGCGCTCTACCGGAAGTACTGGGCAGAGAATGGAAAAGGGGTGTGGCAGAACACAACGAACATCACTTCAAAACTGGATAAATGCTATACACCGGACCTGTGGACCGCCGCGGCAAAAAAATATATCACCGATCATGTGCGCGGCAGGGATCAGTCAAAACCCTTCTTTTTATACCTGGCGTTTGAAACACCGCATGCCGTACAGGAGCTGCCCACGCAGGCGTATCCCAAAGGAGGCGGGTTGCATGGTGGCATGCAGTGGATCGGCAAGCCAGGGCACATGATCACAACCGCATCGGGCACACCGGACTCCTACATGTATCCCGAATATGCAAATGCCACCTATGATGATGACAATGACCCTTCCACACCCAACAAACCCTGGCCGGCCACTTACAAGCGGTACGCCACTGCCAACCGGCGCATTGATGATGCCGTGGGAGACCTGATGCAGCTGCTGAAAGATCTGAATATTGATAACAACACCCTTGTTGTATATACTTCCGATAACGGCCCGTCCAACGAATCCTATTTACCGGAAGACCGGTTCCCACCCAACCGCCCCACGTTCTTTTCCAGCTTTGGTCCTTTTGAAGGGATAAAGGCCGATACCTGGGAAGGCGGTGTGCGCCTGCCTGTTATTGTACGCTGGTCCGGGCATATCCCGGCAAAAAAAGTGGTGGCCACACCTGCCATCAATTATGACTGGGCGCCCACCTTTATTGATATTGCCGGTCAGCCTGCTCCGCAACGCATGGATGGCATTTCCCTTTTACCGGTGCTTACCGGGAAAGGGGTGCAACGAGATCCGACAGTGTACATAGAATATCACGGAGAAGAAAAGACGCCGGACTACGCAGCGTTCGCTCCTGCCAAGCGCGGCCGGGTACGCGGGCAGACACAATTGCTGCGCGTAGGCGATTATGTAGCCGTGCGGTACAATATCCAATCTGCCAAAGACCCTTTTGAAATTTACAATGTGGTGAATGATCCGGCGGAGCTGCAGAACCTGGCCAATGATCCTGCCCGGCAGCTTGCGGTAAAACTGCCGTATGTGGATACGTCCGGTTCTGTAAGCGTATCAGTATTCCAGTCGTATGTGCAGGACCGGGTATTGCAATTGCATCACATCGGTATTGGATCACCCCGCCCATACGATAGTGCATTGGTGCCCGCTGTAAAAGTTGTGGATCCTGTTCCCGGGTTGAACCGGAGCATTTATACCGGCAACTTTCCCTGGATACCCCAAACGGCGGGATTGAAACCGGTAACGAGGGATCATGTACAATTTCCGGAATTGAACGAAAAAGGAAAGGAACTGAAAACGGTAACCGTGTTTACCGGATATATTTCCGTGCCTCGTGATGGGGAATACACTTTTTACATGGCTTGCGATGGTAAGTCTTTCCTGCGCATTCATGATATACAGGTGCTGGATGCGGACTATGGGTATTCCGGCAATCTGCCGCGGCAGGAAACGATCTTTTTAAAGGCCGGCCTGCACCCGTTCAGTTTTTCATATTACCGCGATGAAGAGAATGGAGACCCTTTTGTAAAGCTGGACTGGAGCGGACCGGGCCTGCGCCGCCAGCCTGTTGAAAAGGCAAAAGTATTTTTCAGGGATAAGGAGGCAGGAGCGCATTAA
- a CDS encoding glycoside hydrolase family 127 protein — translation MAVRFFKTCFFLVLLLLCRTNGRAGNIPYDSLPADAYIPPGQVAVDGLLGSAMALSEHGRLRTLPEWNNGALIKMFTPEARKQNQTTDWYGEHAGKWLYAASLAVGRTGNDTLRKLLLKTAGYLVANQEADGYMGTYSPQLRITSKASLQHQKSWDVWSLGCMVLGLLELNKEIPDERYLGAAKKIGELLLKTFGDGAANITNYGTRYGYSATVVLDPVVELYKATHDQRYLNFGELIVKEVEQRDGLRLIASMQKHKDLETVADGKAYQIIWNLTGLAKLYEVTHKPQYLEAVESAWKNIRDYHLTITGGPWGGIGKHKECFNTKGYWNPSGFVETCSIMAWIQLNKLLLHLTGEARYAQETEKAAYNALLGAQLSDGQLWTYHSFTNGRIFAANYNDCCPSSGAMALEELTSIIYTKRQGGIACNLFTPGSATIALSPNNTVQLIQQTRYPFDGKIKLIVKPSQKSSFPLFIRIPDWAKDAVITVEGQKINKDSISSGAYYRLVRDWDQQNVIELDFPMPLRVVRSAEFATMPQGTADMYRADWFAVTKGPLVYAGNGLIDHKDRERNFQLSPEKISSFFTPVSGRQNQQAVYFRFDPGGIAPLIFVPFYEAGGRKTGGWRLAWFQNQID, via the coding sequence ATGGCTGTACGATTTTTTAAAACATGCTTTTTTTTAGTGCTCCTGCTCCTGTGCCGGACAAATGGCAGGGCCGGCAATATTCCTTATGATAGTTTACCTGCTGATGCTTATATTCCTCCCGGCCAGGTTGCCGTAGACGGGCTTTTGGGGAGTGCCATGGCGCTCAGTGAGCACGGGCGGTTACGCACACTTCCGGAATGGAACAACGGGGCGCTTATTAAAATGTTTACCCCTGAAGCAAGAAAGCAGAACCAGACCACAGACTGGTATGGCGAGCATGCCGGCAAATGGCTGTATGCTGCATCACTTGCCGTAGGCAGAACCGGAAATGACACCCTCAGAAAACTGCTGCTTAAAACAGCCGGCTACCTGGTGGCCAACCAGGAGGCGGATGGGTATATGGGCACCTATTCCCCGCAGTTGCGGATTACCAGTAAAGCTTCTTTGCAGCATCAGAAATCCTGGGATGTATGGAGCCTGGGATGCATGGTACTCGGGTTGCTGGAACTGAATAAAGAAATACCGGACGAACGCTACCTGGGTGCCGCAAAAAAGATCGGGGAACTGTTATTGAAAACCTTTGGAGACGGTGCTGCCAATATTACCAATTATGGCACGCGTTACGGGTATTCGGCTACTGTTGTACTGGATCCTGTTGTTGAATTATATAAGGCTACCCACGATCAGCGGTACCTGAATTTTGGGGAGCTGATCGTAAAAGAGGTGGAGCAGCGTGACGGGTTACGGCTGATCGCGTCCATGCAGAAGCATAAAGACCTGGAAACCGTAGCAGATGGAAAGGCCTACCAGATCATCTGGAACCTTACCGGGCTGGCTAAGTTATATGAAGTAACCCATAAGCCCCAATACCTGGAAGCGGTTGAAAGCGCCTGGAAGAATATCCGTGATTACCATCTTACCATTACTGGCGGCCCCTGGGGCGGTATCGGGAAACATAAGGAATGTTTTAATACCAAAGGATATTGGAACCCTTCCGGCTTTGTGGAAACTTGCAGCATTATGGCATGGATCCAGTTGAATAAACTATTATTGCATCTTACCGGAGAAGCCCGGTATGCACAGGAAACAGAAAAAGCTGCTTATAACGCATTGCTGGGCGCGCAGTTGTCTGATGGCCAGCTCTGGACCTATCATTCCTTTACCAACGGGCGCATCTTTGCCGCCAACTATAATGATTGCTGCCCCTCAAGCGGGGCGATGGCCCTTGAAGAATTAACATCAATCATATATACAAAAAGGCAGGGAGGTATAGCCTGCAACCTGTTTACGCCAGGGTCTGCTACAATAGCGCTAAGCCCCAATAATACTGTGCAGCTCATACAGCAGACCCGTTATCCTTTCGACGGTAAAATAAAACTGATCGTAAAACCTTCACAAAAAAGCAGCTTCCCTTTATTTATCCGCATACCGGACTGGGCAAAAGATGCCGTAATAACCGTTGAGGGGCAAAAGATCAATAAAGACAGCATCAGCAGCGGCGCTTATTACCGGTTAGTAAGGGACTGGGATCAGCAAAATGTGATTGAGCTTGATTTTCCGATGCCGCTGCGCGTGGTGCGCAGTGCCGAATTTGCTACTATGCCGCAGGGAACTGCAGACATGTACCGCGCAGATTGGTTCGCTGTTACCAAAGGTCCATTGGTATATGCCGGCAACGGGTTAATCGATCATAAAGACCGTGAACGGAATTTTCAGCTGTCCCCGGAAAAAATAAGTTCCTTTTTTACACCGGTTTCCGGCAGGCAAAACCAGCAGGCAGTGTATTTCCGTTTTGATCCGGGCGGTATTGCACCATTGATTTTTGTGCCCTTTTATGAAGCGGGTGGCCGGAAGACCGGAGGTTGGCGGCTGGCCTGGTTTCAAAATCAGATTGATTAA
- a CDS encoding ADP-ribosylglycohydrolase family protein — MQQTRTIILFLIVCCIACRAKAQKPPEPLLLSAYQDRVKAVWAAQILGAMLGWPFEHKAASVSWIDHLSDTITHAPVDDDWYYEMVALRAFEQYGIDMSVQQLGKQWLQNAAGSWGSSEQARLLMLRGIMPPDCGHPRYNKLWHTIGPQFSSELYGMLAPGLPNVAGSLARKYTHINGYAEGADGGVFVAGLVSLGFTEKDTRTIVRKAAQLIHPASPYRQCLDMVIRLAAAGKSAPEVFSAIEKRWRIEYPASNNAVANGGIVAACVWFGNGSFLKTVNLAFQAADFTDADCNAASAGAVVAAMHGMSALPAGMVRQLGDRIIGRQLGGVILTPAVNESIAQLAARTTAIGLQLLKNKGMVIAGSRIKLIAEPVHTQPAELFRLEALTRFWNPEWKLRNPGFGGAGGGMPGLRGITYLEDSVLATYPRDEVKGVLLTRTITLNGQKELRLSVGVDSMRAWRCMVFINNYKKFDQLMEGPASGRGWKTIKIDLTEFAHQQVTIRIYQRVLIPGKVSGNAYWKDLVIQ, encoded by the coding sequence ATGCAGCAGACACGAACGATCATATTATTCCTTATTGTGTGTTGTATAGCCTGCAGGGCTAAGGCACAAAAGCCTCCGGAACCGCTTTTGCTATCCGCGTACCAGGACCGGGTAAAGGCAGTATGGGCGGCACAGATCCTGGGAGCCATGCTGGGCTGGCCTTTTGAACATAAGGCGGCTTCGGTAAGCTGGATCGATCACCTAAGCGACACCATAACCCATGCGCCGGTAGACGATGACTGGTATTATGAAATGGTGGCTTTAAGGGCATTTGAGCAGTACGGCATTGATATGAGCGTGCAGCAGCTTGGAAAGCAATGGCTGCAGAATGCTGCGGGCAGCTGGGGATCCAGTGAGCAGGCACGCTTATTAATGCTGCGGGGCATAATGCCTCCGGATTGCGGGCATCCCCGGTATAATAAATTATGGCATACCATTGGCCCGCAGTTTTCTTCAGAATTATATGGAATGCTTGCCCCGGGCCTCCCCAATGTTGCCGGCAGCTTGGCAAGAAAATATACGCACATCAACGGGTATGCTGAAGGGGCCGATGGCGGTGTTTTTGTTGCCGGACTGGTAAGCCTTGGCTTTACCGAAAAGGATACCAGAACCATTGTACGTAAAGCCGCACAGCTGATCCATCCGGCGTCTCCTTACCGTCAATGCCTGGATATGGTGATCCGGCTGGCTGCAGCCGGCAAATCTGCACCGGAAGTTTTTTCTGCAATAGAAAAACGCTGGCGGATAGAATACCCCGCTTCCAACAACGCTGTTGCTAATGGTGGCATTGTGGCGGCCTGTGTCTGGTTTGGCAACGGCTCCTTTTTAAAAACGGTCAACCTGGCTTTTCAGGCGGCCGACTTTACAGATGCAGATTGTAATGCCGCCAGCGCTGGTGCGGTAGTGGCGGCTATGCACGGTATGAGCGCGCTTCCGGCTGGCATGGTCCGTCAGTTGGGTGACCGGATCATTGGCCGGCAGTTAGGCGGTGTAATATTGACCCCTGCTGTGAACGAATCGATTGCTCAACTGGCCGCCAGGACCACGGCAATCGGGTTGCAGCTGCTTAAAAACAAGGGGATGGTTATTGCAGGAAGCCGTATAAAACTAATAGCGGAGCCGGTACATACACAGCCGGCGGAATTGTTCCGCCTGGAAGCGCTTACCCGCTTCTGGAACCCTGAATGGAAGCTCCGTAACCCGGGATTTGGCGGAGCGGGAGGGGGCATGCCCGGCCTCAGGGGCATTACTTATCTGGAAGACAGTGTGCTGGCAACCTATCCGCGTGATGAGGTAAAAGGAGTGCTGTTGACGCGCACCATTACCCTTAACGGACAAAAGGAATTGCGTTTGAGCGTCGGGGTGGATTCCATGCGGGCATGGAGATGCATGGTCTTTATAAATAATTATAAAAAGTTCGATCAGTTGATGGAAGGACCCGCATCCGGCCGCGGCTGGAAAACTATAAAGATTGATCTTACGGAGTTTGCGCACCAGCAAGTGACTATCCGGATTTATCAGCGGGTGCTGATACCGGGTAAGGTTTCCGGTAATGCTTACTGGAAAGACCTGGTGATCCAATAG